The proteins below are encoded in one region of Buttiauxella gaviniae:
- the brnQ gene encoding branched-chain amino acid transport system II carrier protein — MPKNSKLSFPETIALGCMTLALFLGAGNIIFPPLVGMQAGANSFNAGFGFIITAVLFPALAIISLAINGGDINELTRPLGKRVSLIFISICFLTLGVFFGTPRTASISYEIISNGETPSWAGKVLFSLIFFFLAGITLAKPGKLLEIVGFFLSPIKISALIFIGICAWYYPIANITPTTAAYQVSAFGTGFINGYQTLDVISALCFGAIITHTLKQRGIAGNRSIFRYSTIAAVIAAAGLTLIYICYLSMGAHSPLVGATNGLQIMAAYVNTVFGVYGGALLKTIITLACLVTAIGLTTGTARYFSQNTHISYGLLVIASLVVSAAISVLGLNVLTALAVPVLCAIYPAALVVVGLGIIKKVVTIPHNLYRVIFYSALGIGIISLFVQS, encoded by the coding sequence ATGCCTAAAAATAGTAAACTTTCCTTCCCGGAGACAATAGCTCTGGGATGTATGACGCTGGCGCTGTTTCTTGGTGCAGGTAATATTATTTTTCCACCTTTAGTTGGTATGCAGGCTGGCGCTAATTCTTTTAATGCCGGGTTTGGCTTTATTATCACCGCAGTATTATTCCCCGCGCTGGCAATCATATCGCTGGCAATCAATGGCGGAGATATTAATGAGCTCACGCGGCCTTTAGGGAAACGCGTTAGCTTAATTTTCATCAGTATTTGCTTCCTCACTCTCGGGGTTTTCTTTGGTACACCACGCACAGCATCAATTAGTTATGAGATCATAAGCAACGGTGAAACACCCTCGTGGGCAGGGAAGGTATTATTTTCATTAATCTTCTTTTTTCTGGCGGGCATAACGCTGGCTAAACCAGGTAAGCTTTTAGAGATTGTCGGCTTTTTCCTTTCACCAATAAAAATCAGCGCGTTGATTTTTATTGGTATTTGCGCCTGGTATTATCCTATCGCAAATATAACCCCAACCACGGCGGCCTATCAGGTTAGTGCATTTGGAACTGGTTTTATAAATGGTTACCAGACGTTAGATGTGATCAGTGCGCTTTGTTTTGGGGCTATCATCACACATACATTAAAGCAGCGTGGTATTGCCGGTAACCGCAGTATATTTCGCTATTCCACCATTGCCGCTGTGATTGCCGCAGCCGGTTTAACATTGATTTATATCTGTTATTTGTCGATGGGGGCGCATAGCCCACTCGTTGGGGCCACTAATGGGCTTCAGATTATGGCAGCCTATGTGAATACCGTGTTTGGTGTTTATGGCGGCGCGCTGCTTAAAACGATTATTACGCTTGCCTGTTTGGTGACCGCTATTGGGCTGACTACCGGTACCGCGCGGTATTTTAGCCAGAATACCCATATCTCTTATGGCCTCCTGGTTATTGCTTCACTCGTGGTTTCTGCGGCTATATCAGTTCTGGGCCTGAATGTATTAACCGCTCTGGCGGTACCCGTATTATGTGCTATTTATCCAGCGGCGTTGGTGGTGGTGGGGTTGGGAATTATCAAGAAAGTGGTTACGATTCCCCATAACCTTTATCGAGTAATATTTTATAGCGCATTAGGAATTGGGATTATTAGTCTTTTTGTTCAAAGCTAA
- a CDS encoding EAL domain-containing protein, with the protein MKFSSLYNKYKDKWWGLPLILPSILYPITEHMSAYVVVDGFEISFYYLNMALLTAFTMIYGFKAIPGVMACIFFRVFPDRGLEPAFMSIMHYFTSAAISCAAYYYFTGKRGRASFGRHSLTWHRIVWLVFINATLFLNYFQAVLYLGMFGGYSQMMYVNPFTTSTLINYQAMLVGNMTGLPMFYLVIRSIRTPTFLIKYFNKTRNQVAEDLRIPEVICFLGAITLLTVLMVWPRSHTLTLMNSVYTLTLLLPVMIWGTLRLGHAAISMIWWVVLIVLCNNFQSYIPEEADYKLHIAVATSSFAAFSITIILMAINISRQRVLNIKTKRLMSVDPVVHLPNLLALNADLNKNTISVLCQLYMPELELLGRHYGLLMQIEYKQQLAHFLQPVLNSDELIYSSSAHDLIVRLCPTNAEKRISELHNRAKKFRFIRDGVKLYPQIGCSYCIINYPVGHLYLLIGELRALAEISLTTNLPVDMRKQSSRKVQNQVKSKVDMMHQLQRALELDRFELMVQPIESKNGDRYHEVLLRMRGNNDELIFPNTFLPLANEFGMSSSIDIWVLHNTMKFMDENRLSQPDRRFAINLTPASICREDMAHLIKNLLILHGISPEQIILEVTETDELTNNEQAAKTLDALQRLGCKIAIDDFGTGYASYARLKNMQADILKIDGSFVHNILSSEMDYKIVESICELARMKNMTLVAEFVETEDIRHALFRMGIDYVQGYLIGKPAPIENLQSAI; encoded by the coding sequence ATGAAATTTTCTTCGCTTTACAACAAATATAAAGATAAATGGTGGGGACTACCACTTATCCTGCCTTCCATTCTATACCCCATCACTGAGCACATGAGCGCTTATGTTGTTGTCGATGGGTTTGAGATCTCTTTCTATTATCTCAATATGGCTCTTCTGACTGCCTTCACCATGATTTATGGTTTTAAGGCGATACCGGGAGTCATGGCCTGCATCTTTTTCCGGGTCTTCCCGGACAGAGGGTTAGAACCGGCATTTATGTCGATAATGCACTACTTTACCTCTGCCGCTATAAGTTGTGCCGCCTATTACTACTTTACCGGTAAAAGAGGCCGTGCAAGTTTTGGCCGCCATAGCCTGACCTGGCACCGCATTGTTTGGCTGGTATTTATTAATGCCACTCTATTCCTCAATTATTTCCAGGCAGTGCTCTATCTGGGAATGTTTGGCGGATATTCCCAAATGATGTACGTAAATCCTTTTACAACAAGTACATTAATTAACTATCAGGCAATGCTGGTAGGGAATATGACCGGATTACCTATGTTTTACCTGGTGATTCGTTCTATCAGAACGCCAACGTTTCTTATTAAATACTTTAATAAAACTCGCAATCAGGTCGCAGAAGATCTACGGATACCGGAAGTTATTTGCTTCCTGGGCGCTATAACATTGCTAACGGTATTAATGGTTTGGCCAAGAAGCCACACCTTAACCTTGATGAACTCTGTTTATACGCTGACCTTACTTTTACCGGTGATGATATGGGGAACGTTACGTCTGGGTCATGCCGCTATATCAATGATCTGGTGGGTTGTTTTGATCGTATTGTGCAATAACTTTCAGAGCTACATCCCTGAGGAAGCAGATTACAAATTGCATATTGCGGTTGCTACATCCAGCTTTGCTGCATTCTCTATTACCATCATTTTGATGGCGATAAATATTTCTCGTCAGCGTGTTTTAAATATTAAAACGAAACGGTTAATGAGTGTGGATCCGGTGGTGCATTTACCCAATTTATTGGCGCTAAATGCCGACCTCAATAAAAACACGATTTCTGTGTTATGCCAGCTGTATATGCCGGAGCTTGAATTACTGGGTCGCCATTATGGTTTACTCATGCAAATTGAGTACAAACAGCAATTAGCGCATTTTCTACAGCCCGTGTTGAATAGCGATGAACTGATCTATTCAAGTTCTGCCCACGATTTAATCGTTCGTTTATGCCCGACAAATGCTGAAAAACGAATCTCTGAACTGCATAACAGAGCGAAAAAATTCCGTTTTATTCGCGATGGCGTAAAACTCTATCCCCAAATCGGCTGTAGCTACTGCATCATTAACTACCCCGTTGGGCACCTTTATTTACTGATTGGGGAACTGCGTGCGTTGGCCGAGATCTCTCTTACGACAAATTTGCCTGTTGATATGAGAAAACAAAGCAGTCGCAAAGTGCAGAATCAGGTTAAAAGCAAAGTCGACATGATGCATCAGCTTCAACGAGCGCTAGAGCTGGATCGCTTTGAGCTCATGGTGCAGCCCATTGAGAGCAAAAACGGCGATCGCTACCATGAAGTGCTTCTCAGAATGCGCGGCAATAATGATGAACTCATTTTCCCAAATACCTTCTTGCCGCTGGCGAATGAGTTTGGCATGTCTTCAAGTATCGATATATGGGTTTTACATAACACCATGAAATTTATGGATGAAAATCGCCTTTCACAACCGGATCGGCGCTTCGCCATTAATCTCACCCCAGCCTCGATTTGCCGGGAAGATATGGCGCATCTGATTAAAAACTTGCTGATTCTGCACGGTATTTCACCCGAGCAAATTATTCTGGAAGTCACCGAAACTGATGAACTGACCAACAATGAGCAGGCAGCTAAAACACTGGATGCTTTACAGCGCCTGGGCTGCAAAATTGCGATTGATGATTTCGGCACTGGCTACGCCAGCTATGCCCGTTTGAAAAATATGCAGGCTGATATTCTTAAAATTGATGGCAGTTTTGTTCACAATATTCTTTCCAGCGAAATGGACTACAAAATCGTAGAATCTATTTGTGAGCTGGCGAGAATGAAGAATATGACTCTCGTGGCAGAGTTTGTTGAAACAGAAGACATTCGCCATGCGCTGTTCAGAATGGGAATCGATTATGTCCAGGGGTATTTGATCGGCAAACCCGCACCGATTGAAAACTTGCAGTCGGCCATCTAG
- the lysS gene encoding lysine--tRNA ligase, which yields MSEQQAQGTEAVDLNNELKSRREKLAGLREQGIPFPNDFRRDHTSDQLHADFDAKENEELEELGIEVAVAGRMMTRRIMGKASFVTLQDVGGRIQLYVARDDLPEGIYNEQFKKWDLGDILGARGKLFKTKTGELSIHCTELRLLTKALRPLPDKFHGLQDQEARYRQRYLDLISNDESRNTFKIRSQIMAGVRNFMVERGFMEVETPMMQVIPGGASARPFITHHNALDIDMYLRIAPELYLKRLVVGGFDRVFEINRNFRNEGISPRHNPEFTMMELYMAYADYKDLIELTESLFRTLAHDVLGTAQVKYGEEIFDFDQPFAKLTMREAIKKYRPETDIADLDDMAKALEIAASIGIKVEKSWGLGRVVTEIFEEVAESHLIQPTFITEYPAEVSPLARRNDENPEITDRFEFFIGGREIGNGFSELNDAEDQAQRFADQVSAKDAGDDEAMFFDEDYVTALEHGLPPTAGLGIGIDRMVMLFTDSHTIRDVILFPALRPVK from the coding sequence ATGTCTGAACAACAAGCACAGGGCACCGAAGCGGTCGATCTAAATAATGAACTGAAATCTCGCCGTGAGAAGCTGGCTGGCCTGCGTGAGCAGGGCATCCCTTTCCCAAATGACTTCCGTCGCGATCATACCTCAGACCAATTGCACGCTGACTTCGACGCTAAAGAAAACGAAGAGCTGGAAGAACTGGGCATCGAAGTGGCCGTTGCCGGTCGTATGATGACACGTCGTATTATGGGTAAAGCGTCTTTCGTTACCCTGCAAGATGTTGGCGGCCGCATTCAGCTTTACGTTGCGCGCGATGACCTGCCAGAAGGCATCTACAACGAGCAATTCAAAAAGTGGGACCTCGGTGACATCCTTGGCGCGCGCGGCAAACTGTTCAAAACTAAAACCGGTGAGCTTTCTATTCACTGTACTGAACTGCGTCTGCTGACCAAAGCTCTGCGCCCGCTGCCGGATAAATTCCACGGCCTGCAGGATCAAGAAGCGCGTTATCGCCAACGTTATTTGGATCTGATCTCTAACGACGAATCCCGCAACACCTTTAAAATCCGTTCGCAAATCATGGCTGGCGTTCGTAACTTCATGGTAGAGCGTGGCTTTATGGAAGTTGAAACGCCAATGATGCAGGTGATTCCTGGCGGTGCCTCTGCCCGTCCATTTATCACTCACCACAATGCGCTGGACATCGATATGTACCTGCGTATTGCGCCGGAACTGTATCTGAAACGTCTGGTGGTAGGTGGCTTCGATCGCGTCTTCGAGATCAACCGTAACTTCCGTAACGAAGGGATTTCGCCGCGTCACAACCCAGAGTTCACCATGATGGAACTCTACATGGCGTATGCGGATTACAAAGATCTGATTGAACTGACCGAATCCTTGTTCCGTACTCTGGCACACGACGTGCTGGGTACCGCGCAGGTGAAATATGGCGAAGAGATTTTTGACTTCGACCAGCCGTTCGCAAAACTGACCATGCGTGAAGCGATCAAAAAATACCGTCCGGAAACTGATATTGCAGATCTGGACGATATGGCAAAAGCACTGGAAATCGCAGCGTCTATCGGCATTAAAGTTGAGAAGAGCTGGGGTCTGGGCCGCGTAGTAACTGAGATCTTTGAAGAAGTGGCAGAAAGCCATCTGATTCAGCCGACCTTCATCACTGAATACCCGGCAGAAGTTTCCCCGCTGGCGCGTCGTAATGACGAAAACCCAGAAATCACTGACCGCTTTGAGTTCTTCATCGGCGGCCGTGAAATCGGTAACGGCTTCTCTGAGCTTAACGATGCAGAAGATCAGGCGCAGCGCTTTGCAGACCAGGTTTCTGCCAAAGACGCAGGTGACGACGAAGCGATGTTCTTCGACGAAGACTACGTGACTGCACTGGAGCACGGCTTGCCACCAACGGCGGGTCTGGGTATTGGTATCGACCGTATGGTTATGCTGTTCACCGACAGCCACACCATTCGCGACGTTATCCTGTTCCCGGCTCTGCGTCCGGTTAAGTAA
- a CDS encoding sensor domain-containing diguanylate cyclase, giving the protein MAFYVSFWVCKTGVRKPHFCWPLFSGPMMGCGIWVLHYMVMQAHHHNHVLRYDIMKTLLSLLIVVVGCSLGFGCFLFKKLRKNNHIVAALIFSGSAAGMHYLGMAAVISSEDWKVNNGYIALSLGVIFVTYLIMLRLTYQMLVMTRRNDSFANFYRLGATTVLCMGVSAMHILGTNHTHSSGMMSQSMEMHTVDYIEDTIAIPLVMLVGLVFLLVIFIWFFDFKERLSNEKLKKELIEKNLQLKKMAQHDSLTHLPNRFYLQKHLNTLFSKQINPLFILFIDLDGFKRVNDVWGHAIGDELLVKISQMLKDVVGNEGFVARIGGDEFIIEVSQKEKQEVIKIAQKLLSKISGRYELSATTVDFLSASIGVSVYPEHGQDVATLLKKADVAMYYIKDKGKNNVTFYDEIEMPLPI; this is encoded by the coding sequence ATGGCTTTTTATGTCTCTTTTTGGGTATGTAAAACAGGCGTACGTAAACCTCATTTCTGCTGGCCATTATTTAGTGGTCCAATGATGGGGTGTGGGATCTGGGTTTTGCATTATATGGTGATGCAGGCGCATCACCACAACCATGTGCTGCGCTACGATATTATGAAAACATTGCTTTCATTATTAATCGTCGTAGTCGGTTGCTCATTAGGATTCGGGTGTTTTTTATTCAAGAAATTGCGTAAAAATAACCATATTGTTGCGGCGTTGATATTTTCTGGCAGTGCAGCGGGCATGCATTATTTGGGTATGGCGGCGGTCATCAGTTCAGAAGACTGGAAGGTCAATAATGGTTACATCGCTTTATCACTAGGTGTCATATTTGTTACCTACTTAATTATGCTGCGATTAACTTACCAGATGTTGGTCATGACGCGGAGAAATGATAGTTTTGCTAACTTCTACCGGCTTGGTGCAACAACAGTGTTATGCATGGGTGTTTCTGCCATGCATATCTTAGGCACAAATCATACCCACAGCAGCGGGATGATGTCTCAGTCGATGGAGATGCATACTGTAGATTACATTGAAGATACCATCGCCATTCCGTTAGTGATGCTTGTTGGGCTGGTATTTCTGTTAGTCATTTTTATCTGGTTTTTTGATTTTAAAGAACGTTTAAGTAATGAAAAACTAAAAAAAGAGTTAATTGAAAAGAACTTACAATTAAAAAAAATGGCACAGCACGACTCATTAACACATTTGCCTAACCGTTTTTACCTGCAAAAGCATTTGAATACTTTGTTCAGTAAGCAGATTAACCCTTTATTTATTCTGTTTATTGATCTTGATGGTTTCAAACGTGTTAACGATGTCTGGGGACATGCCATCGGTGACGAGCTATTGGTAAAGATTTCCCAAATGCTCAAAGATGTTGTGGGCAATGAAGGCTTTGTTGCAAGGATTGGTGGTGATGAATTTATCATCGAGGTTAGCCAAAAAGAGAAGCAAGAGGTGATTAAAATTGCACAGAAATTGCTCTCGAAAATCTCAGGCCGTTACGAACTTTCGGCCACCACAGTAGACTTTTTGTCTGCCAGCATTGGGGTTTCGGTTTACCCTGAGCATGGTCAGGATGTCGCTACGCTTTTGAAAAAAGCGGATGTCGCAATGTATTACATAAAAGATAAAGGAAAAAACAACGTCACATTTTACGATGAAATTGAAATGCCATTACCTATTTGA
- the actS gene encoding amidase activator ActS codes for MGLLLVACSSNKASTSKASAGSYSGSVYTVKRGDTLSRISRMTGSSVGELARLNGISAPYTLEIGQKLRVKGSSSSSSSKKTAVAKTSKPRASSASSVASVAAPPVGSKCWLWPTTGKVIEPFSNSDGGNKGIDIAGKRGQPIYASAAGTVVYVGNQLRGYGNLVMIKHSEDYITAYAHNETTLVNTSQKVSAGQKIATMGSSGSDSVNLHFQIRYRATAIDPQRYLPPAGSKPSC; via the coding sequence ATGGGCCTGTTACTCGTCGCTTGCTCATCCAATAAAGCGAGTACTTCTAAAGCATCCGCAGGCAGCTACAGTGGTTCGGTTTATACCGTAAAACGTGGCGACACGCTCTCCCGTATCTCACGTATGACCGGCTCAAGCGTCGGTGAACTGGCGCGTCTCAATGGCATTTCCGCTCCGTACACCCTTGAAATCGGGCAAAAATTGCGCGTCAAAGGCAGTTCCAGTTCTTCGTCATCGAAAAAAACAGCCGTTGCGAAAACGTCTAAGCCACGTGCATCTTCTGCGAGCAGTGTCGCAAGTGTCGCAGCCCCGCCTGTTGGCTCAAAATGCTGGCTGTGGCCAACAACGGGCAAGGTGATTGAGCCTTTCTCCAATAGCGACGGCGGCAACAAAGGCATTGATATCGCGGGTAAGCGCGGGCAACCCATTTACGCCTCCGCTGCCGGAACGGTGGTCTATGTCGGAAACCAGCTTCGGGGTTACGGCAACTTAGTGATGATTAAACACAGTGAAGACTACATCACAGCCTACGCTCACAATGAAACCACACTCGTAAACACCAGCCAGAAAGTCAGCGCAGGGCAGAAAATTGCCACCATGGGCAGCAGCGGTTCAGACTCGGTCAATCTGCACTTCCAGATTCGTTACCGCGCGACAGCTATCGATCCGCAACGCTACTTACCACCGGCTGGCAGTAAACCCTCCTGTTAA
- the pepT gene encoding peptidase T: protein MTIRINANQIIDTFIRYTTINTTSVPENQHLPSCENQYKLAQLVAGEFAAESTVETTINDNAITVLSLPANCTGMPSIVFFAHLDTAPDHTGDTHAIRVQKYDGTDIVLPASGELIAVEAFPELLNYVGQDIITTDGTSLLGADDKAAIAAAVEAIRYMIATPDFKHGDIKLVLLPDEEIGIRGAKALNVAQLNADFGICLDCCGIGEYVIENWYAGSAKMTFKGVTAHPMSAKGKLVNALLIANEVINALPENERPELTEGREGYFWVNKMSGNTVSATLEIALRDFEIDGYQNRKATLQAITEKLQNRYGQENITMELSDIYDNVKAGLDKKPAIIASVQQAMANLGIEPKPLIMRGGYDGSVITPAGLPTVNIFTGAHNFHSTKEFLPAESLRLASEMLLEIVALSADEVAA, encoded by the coding sequence ATGACAATACGTATTAACGCAAACCAAATAATAGATACCTTTATCAGGTATACAACAATTAACACCACTTCCGTTCCAGAAAATCAACATCTCCCAAGCTGCGAAAATCAGTACAAATTAGCGCAATTAGTTGCCGGTGAGTTTGCCGCTGAAAGCACCGTCGAAACCACGATTAATGATAATGCCATTACTGTTCTAAGCCTTCCGGCAAACTGCACAGGAATGCCATCGATTGTCTTCTTCGCACACCTGGATACCGCACCCGATCACACTGGTGACACGCATGCTATCCGCGTGCAAAAGTATGATGGGACCGATATTGTGCTTCCCGCCTCAGGCGAGCTGATTGCCGTTGAGGCGTTCCCGGAATTGTTGAACTATGTTGGCCAGGACATCATTACCACCGATGGCACAAGCCTTCTGGGGGCTGATGACAAGGCGGCTATCGCGGCGGCGGTCGAAGCCATTCGCTACATGATAGCGACGCCTGACTTCAAACATGGCGATATTAAACTCGTGTTATTACCCGATGAAGAAATTGGTATTCGCGGAGCCAAAGCATTAAACGTGGCGCAGTTGAATGCTGATTTTGGTATTTGCCTGGATTGCTGCGGCATCGGGGAATACGTTATTGAAAACTGGTATGCGGGCAGTGCAAAAATGACCTTCAAAGGTGTTACCGCTCACCCAATGAGTGCCAAAGGAAAATTAGTAAATGCTTTGTTAATTGCTAACGAAGTTATTAACGCTTTACCTGAAAATGAACGACCAGAATTAACAGAAGGGCGTGAAGGTTATTTCTGGGTTAATAAAATGTCGGGTAATACCGTCAGCGCTACGCTTGAAATTGCATTGCGTGATTTCGAAATCGACGGCTATCAAAATAGAAAAGCGACCCTGCAGGCTATTACTGAAAAACTGCAAAATCGCTATGGTCAGGAAAATATTACCATGGAATTATCGGATATCTACGATAATGTTAAAGCGGGTCTGGATAAAAAACCGGCGATTATCGCCAGCGTTCAGCAAGCTATGGCGAACCTGGGAATTGAACCGAAGCCGCTAATTATGCGTGGTGGATATGACGGCAGCGTCATCACGCCTGCGGGTCTGCCGACGGTAAACATCTTTACCGGCGCTCATAATTTCCACTCAACTAAAGAGTTCCTGCCAGCAGAATCTTTGCGCCTGGCAAGCGAAATGCTTTTAGAAATTGTTGCGTTAAGTGCTGATGAGGTTGCTGCGTGA
- the arsC gene encoding glutaredoxin-dependent arsenate reductase, which translates to MSKITIYHNPACGTSRNTLEMIRNSGTEPTVIHYLENPPSRDELVKLVVDMGIMVRALLRKNVEPYEKLGLAEDKFSDEQLIDLMLEHPILINRPIVVTPLGTRLCRPSEVVLDILPGDQKGAFAKEDGEKVIDVAGNRLK; encoded by the coding sequence ATGAGCAAAATCACCATTTACCACAACCCGGCCTGCGGTACGTCGCGTAATACACTGGAGATGATTCGCAACAGTGGTACTGAGCCGACAGTTATTCATTATCTTGAAAACCCTCCTTCACGCGATGAGTTGGTCAAACTGGTTGTGGATATGGGGATCATGGTACGAGCACTGCTGCGAAAAAACGTTGAACCCTATGAAAAGCTGGGGCTTGCGGAAGATAAATTTAGTGATGAGCAACTTATCGACCTTATGCTCGAGCATCCGATCCTGATTAACCGACCTATCGTGGTAACGCCGCTGGGGACGCGTCTGTGCCGCCCTTCGGAGGTTGTGCTAGATATTCTTCCGGGTGATCAAAAAGGAGCTTTTGCTAAAGAAGATGGCGAAAAAGTGATTGATGTTGCAGGTAACCGACTGAAATAG
- a CDS encoding MFS transporter — MNKWIIEFVLYAVYLVFGAAWATTGAVMPQIMADFNIDVSHAALMSNVILWAKILGAFGTSVLTAQLGAKKSYLLGCVLTGLSVFIPWTNNFDLLLVIRFMGGLGGAICLVSLVPTVARYFDNKTASALNSLNCTSNIIGTIIALTLAGSLSLYFGGWRNLLAVYGAITLVLGAVWFIFFSDEEVSASQAQQDGSVDKMRVMKDAIFNRVVWGMIAQYTGAMIMMIFMFTFLPLYYAKYAHLPPESHAHLSGTVNQVGIMLGAIVGPFCKSKGFHYKNWLFSTSIVMAITTFVMLFATNDILILVCSFLTGFVFATWFAFIFSIPKEMLKGANTQTVTYTMSTFWVCTFGIATANSQLIGWSIDATGGFTMGFIWVFALMVVSPIVALFVFPKKAQSYA; from the coding sequence GTGAATAAGTGGATAATTGAGTTTGTTCTGTATGCCGTTTACCTGGTTTTTGGTGCGGCCTGGGCAACAACTGGCGCGGTCATGCCGCAAATCATGGCTGATTTTAATATCGATGTTTCTCATGCCGCATTGATGTCGAACGTCATCCTGTGGGCGAAAATCCTCGGTGCTTTCGGCACGTCCGTTCTTACCGCCCAGCTTGGTGCAAAGAAATCCTACCTTCTTGGCTGCGTGTTGACGGGGTTATCGGTATTCATCCCGTGGACCAATAATTTTGACTTGCTGTTAGTCATTCGTTTTATGGGAGGCCTGGGAGGCGCAATTTGCCTGGTTTCACTGGTGCCAACCGTCGCGCGCTACTTTGATAACAAAACCGCCTCTGCGCTCAACAGCCTGAACTGCACCTCCAATATTATCGGCACTATCATTGCGCTGACGCTGGCGGGTAGCCTGTCGCTCTATTTCGGTGGCTGGAGAAATCTGCTGGCGGTTTATGGTGCGATTACTCTGGTGCTGGGCGCGGTCTGGTTCATCTTCTTCTCTGACGAAGAAGTTTCAGCGAGCCAGGCGCAGCAGGATGGCAGCGTAGATAAAATGCGCGTCATGAAAGATGCTATTTTTAATCGCGTGGTGTGGGGGATGATTGCCCAATATACCGGGGCGATGATCATGATGATTTTCATGTTCACCTTCTTGCCGTTGTATTACGCAAAATACGCACATCTTCCACCGGAATCGCATGCTCATTTGAGCGGCACCGTAAACCAGGTAGGGATTATGCTTGGGGCAATCGTTGGCCCGTTCTGCAAATCTAAAGGCTTCCATTACAAAAACTGGCTGTTTAGCACCAGTATCGTAATGGCGATTACCACCTTCGTCATGCTGTTCGCGACCAATGACATTCTGATTCTGGTCTGTTCGTTCCTGACTGGTTTTGTGTTTGCGACCTGGTTTGCCTTTATCTTCTCCATTCCGAAAGAGATGCTAAAAGGTGCCAATACCCAAACCGTAACCTACACCATGTCAACATTCTGGGTGTGCACCTTCGGTATCGCGACCGCCAACAGCCAGTTGATCGGCTGGTCAATCGATGCCACCGGCGGTTTCACGATGGGCTTTATCTGGGTGTTTGCGCTAATGGTTGTCTCTCCGATCGTCGCGCTGTTTGTATTCCCGAAAAAAGCGCAGAGTTACGCATAA